A window from Photobacterium sp. DA100 encodes these proteins:
- a CDS encoding SMP-30/gluconolactonase/LRE family protein: MKESQQLNLEFTPLVEQGFALAECPRWDWRQQAWCWVNIPEGELWRLKGGMAEVRGWDDMLGCAAMWGESGFVLGTKSGVYLLESWEAERQQIVPLEKTHPRMRFNDGRAAPGGRFMAGTRNGAKEGDQGQFYQLMAGGQLEKMPMFAWTCNGLAFSPCGNILYWADTGSSLVYRADYNPATGEYGENRVFCDLTGFAGRPDGACVDSEGAYWVAMYSGQSVVRIGADGMVTHVIPVPADNPTMVALGGEKGNQLVVTSAESSNGPGRVLTAQVEWQGIEEPLVTVL; the protein is encoded by the coding sequence ATGAAAGAAAGTCAGCAATTGAATCTCGAATTTACTCCACTGGTAGAGCAGGGGTTTGCGCTTGCCGAATGTCCCCGCTGGGATTGGCGCCAGCAGGCTTGGTGCTGGGTCAATATACCTGAGGGGGAGTTATGGCGCCTGAAAGGCGGCATGGCAGAAGTCCGCGGCTGGGATGACATGTTAGGCTGTGCCGCCATGTGGGGGGAGAGCGGGTTCGTTCTGGGTACCAAGTCAGGGGTGTATCTGCTGGAAAGCTGGGAGGCTGAGCGCCAGCAAATCGTGCCTCTGGAAAAAACGCACCCGAGAATGCGGTTCAACGATGGCCGGGCCGCACCGGGGGGCCGTTTTATGGCCGGTACCCGCAACGGTGCCAAAGAGGGCGATCAGGGCCAGTTTTATCAATTGATGGCGGGCGGCCAGCTGGAGAAGATGCCGATGTTCGCCTGGACCTGCAATGGTTTGGCATTTTCGCCGTGCGGTAACATTCTGTATTGGGCTGATACCGGCTCCAGTTTGGTTTATCGCGCCGATTACAACCCGGCAACGGGCGAGTATGGAGAAAACCGCGTCTTCTGTGATCTGACCGGTTTCGCAGGCCGCCCAGACGGTGCCTGTGTCGACAGCGAGGGAGCATACTGGGTGGCGATGTACAGCGGTCAATCCGTGGTGCGGATAGGCGCCGACGGCATGGTCACCCATGTGATCCCGGTCCCGGCGGATAACCCAACCATGGTTGCCCTTGGTGGTGAGAAAGGTAACCAGCTCGTTGTCACCAGTGCCGAAAGTAGCAATGGCCCGGGACGTGTGTTAACCGCGCAAGTGGAGTGGCAGGGTATCGAAGAGCCACTCGTCACAGTGCTTTAA
- a CDS encoding response regulator, whose translation MEQKILVVEDSRPFRRVIESELRQAGYTPVLANSIAEAEAVLDNSTDFLCAILDYCLPDGQDGEIIDVCLSVGIKVIVLTALMDEMTREKVLAKTVIDYIPKDSPTCIASMIPILQRLERNHDHTALVVDDSVTARKYIRSLLERQYLTVLEARNGEEALEMINSNQSISLVITDYSMPERDGVSLIKELRKRFRPGQLAVIGLSASEEPALTAKFLKAGANDFLKKPFNQEEFYCRLHSTLNILDSERNLYLLANRDYLTQAWNRRYFFNHQLVKKNAGPRCLALLDIDNFKQLNDTYGHHIGDMVLIELANTLQLYFPDALVARFGGEEFCILYGNAPDIFIQRLNRLIEEIAQSELTILGNTIKYTISLGITHAESDIHSLIQRADNCLYKAKEKGRNCLIAE comes from the coding sequence ATGGAACAGAAAATATTGGTCGTCGAAGATAGCCGTCCATTTCGACGAGTCATTGAAAGTGAGCTGCGACAAGCAGGTTATACCCCGGTACTTGCCAACTCCATCGCAGAAGCCGAAGCTGTTTTAGACAATAGTACTGACTTTCTCTGTGCCATTCTAGACTACTGCCTGCCAGACGGCCAAGACGGAGAAATAATAGATGTTTGTCTATCCGTAGGGATAAAAGTCATTGTTTTGACGGCCTTAATGGATGAGATGACCCGCGAAAAAGTACTGGCGAAGACGGTCATTGACTATATTCCCAAAGATAGCCCGACCTGTATTGCCAGTATGATCCCAATCCTCCAACGTCTGGAGCGCAACCACGACCATACCGCCTTGGTGGTTGATGACTCAGTAACTGCCCGCAAGTACATCCGCAGCCTGCTGGAAAGACAGTACCTGACCGTTCTGGAAGCCCGTAACGGTGAGGAAGCGCTGGAAATGATCAACAGTAACCAGTCGATCTCTCTGGTCATCACCGATTACTCGATGCCGGAACGGGACGGCGTCAGCTTGATCAAAGAGCTCCGAAAACGCTTCCGCCCCGGACAGCTTGCTGTTATTGGCCTCTCAGCCAGCGAAGAGCCCGCGCTAACCGCAAAGTTTCTCAAGGCCGGAGCCAATGATTTTCTGAAAAAGCCGTTCAACCAGGAAGAGTTCTATTGCCGCTTACACAGTACGCTCAATATTCTTGACTCCGAGCGTAATCTCTACCTTTTGGCCAACCGTGATTATCTGACTCAGGCGTGGAACCGTCGCTATTTTTTCAACCATCAGCTGGTGAAGAAGAATGCAGGGCCACGTTGTCTCGCACTGCTGGATATCGACAATTTCAAGCAGCTCAACGACACCTATGGTCACCATATCGGAGACATGGTGCTTATCGAGCTGGCAAACACCCTGCAGCTCTACTTCCCTGATGCCTTGGTTGCCCGTTTCGGCGGCGAGGAGTTCTGCATTCTTTACGGCAATGCACCGGACATTTTCATCCAGAGGCTAAACCGCTTGATCGAGGAGATCGCCCAATCCGAACTGACGATCCTCGGTAACACCATCAAGTACACCATTAGCCTCGGAATCACCCATGCCGAGAGTGATATCCACTCGCTGATCCAGCGCGCCGACAACTGCCTGTATAAGGCCAAAGAAAAGGGGCGTAACTGCCTCATTGCGGAATAA
- a CDS encoding ATP-grasp domain-containing protein — MARHRVGLWMYENCGGKEIEQKIVNKLREREIDALTGLNLAQATAFDGNIVCNGQQLNELDLFFSYNAGQQTPYQVYLYQVLNSMMPMINNYQSFALTEDKFRTAHVLKTNGITTTDYVICNKHNLEQVRAHMQFWGGKAICKPVDGWGGNGIIKLESERDLDLLMPFIHHQQAPQFYIERVIENDFSDYRIDIVDNKFVACYGRKAAPGSWKTNVTSGGSVIKREPVPEVVELALKAAKVTGLEVAGVDIIYDVEHQRYVVIEVNGIPAFATPDQEAFGLDFNDTKIDFLVDLIDRTVTKDSKAPAKGFIPSLSEALIKPNLLTEEAAV, encoded by the coding sequence ATGGCTAGGCACCGGGTCGGTTTATGGATGTATGAAAATTGTGGAGGTAAGGAAATAGAGCAAAAGATCGTCAATAAGCTGCGAGAGCGTGAAATTGATGCCCTAACTGGGCTGAATTTGGCTCAAGCGACCGCCTTTGACGGCAATATTGTATGCAACGGGCAGCAACTCAACGAACTCGACCTGTTTTTTTCGTATAACGCAGGGCAGCAGACGCCATATCAGGTGTACCTCTATCAGGTGCTTAACTCGATGATGCCAATGATCAACAACTATCAATCATTTGCGCTAACCGAAGATAAATTCCGCACCGCCCATGTGCTGAAAACGAACGGCATTACAACGACTGACTATGTGATTTGCAATAAACATAACTTGGAGCAGGTAAGAGCACATATGCAGTTCTGGGGTGGCAAGGCGATTTGTAAGCCAGTCGACGGCTGGGGCGGCAATGGCATTATCAAGCTAGAAAGCGAGCGTGATCTGGATTTGCTGATGCCGTTTATCCATCACCAACAGGCACCGCAGTTCTATATCGAGCGGGTTATCGAGAATGATTTCTCTGATTACCGTATCGACATTGTCGATAACAAATTTGTTGCCTGTTACGGACGCAAAGCAGCTCCCGGCAGCTGGAAGACCAACGTCACCAGCGGTGGCAGTGTGATTAAGCGAGAGCCAGTGCCCGAAGTGGTCGAGCTGGCTTTGAAGGCGGCAAAAGTAACCGGCCTGGAAGTGGCCGGAGTCGACATTATCTATGATGTCGAACACCAGCGCTATGTGGTGATTGAGGTCAATGGTATTCCTGCGTTTGCCACGCCAGACCAAGAAGCGTTCGGGCTGGATTTCAATGACACCAAGATAGATTTCTTGGTCGACCTCATTGACCGCACCGTCACCAAAGACAGCAAAGCGCCAGCCAAAGGCTTTATTCCCTCACTGTCTGAAGCACTGATCAAACCTAATTTGCTTACCGAGGAAGCTGCAGTATGA
- a CDS encoding M14 family zinc carboxypeptidase has product MKKQYISYQDMMDFLAGAMAKYPDLIRLQSIGDTHEGRPIMMVTMSQDVAYADLKPALLYTGTIHAREWIGIELAVSFVQYLLDNYPSNPDVVEALTRNTLYMVPCLNPDGFEYSRKHFSFWRKNRRDNGDGTFGVDLNRNFGINFRQSTQTNSNIYGGPGPFSEPETQAIKQFVESRDNICVALDYHSQGNVFFPAHKFNHEAEIEGTDLNILCANMAREIYKVTNRQYGIHRGKPPANLIHGSGREYYYDRGILSTVVEVGSRNIPDYLINMSQSVDENIPALLYALRTTIDYSKLAPSRPESFSIKEITANTVELVWEPGAEDEGCYYQIYRSETPKAPCTRDNLIAITSQLRYTDKQLKSGRRYFYNLRKVNRVTRIKSPFAPELKIKTLLERDEFSFTLFPGPEKIGYVGELTRTSNAEHFGHNSLFIGVNKTKGICYGVIDYDMSRLPADAKIKDALFSLYPMNRVGAKIENYGEWSVSILNPDEISDITDFDQIHNATPIQTLGDAIDSDQLTQGIWKSWHFSALEKELIEQQLEKGRLLLRLQGPVSLPVGNDSQMMQFDIGYGRFGGGIHYRPSLDLIYQRKPFQLAVGASAYHTVTSEAVAFGKLQSGYDANGERIYGVVDFTLPRMSEQSDVVFTDAYFVLESASLTGINQPMRFLVEMVDLDAPDFEQLATGEPIEFIGYEVSSEGLAKTARQTFMFDSSARQYLEDCYDQSRAVKLVIKATSASRQQDAVVEWKTASNDGTMSTQLVVEYIERRKQPLDAPENFQASLEGGMVKLTWEPPSDSDWVGAYVVRNSFHPPRSPFDGVKLYAGKDGYTFDKFGNANLAKYYSVFNYDNVPNYSAPAVLKFSSDEVTPIEFDEFEAQDEIEQRYRQGD; this is encoded by the coding sequence ATGAAGAAACAGTATATCTCTTACCAGGACATGATGGATTTCCTGGCAGGTGCGATGGCGAAATATCCGGATTTGATCCGCTTGCAGAGTATTGGTGATACCCATGAAGGCCGGCCTATCATGATGGTCACCATGTCGCAAGATGTGGCCTATGCGGATCTGAAACCGGCTTTGCTCTATACCGGTACTATTCACGCCCGGGAGTGGATCGGTATCGAGCTGGCGGTCAGTTTTGTCCAGTATCTGTTGGATAATTATCCGTCCAACCCGGATGTGGTGGAGGCACTGACCCGCAATACCCTTTACATGGTGCCCTGTCTCAACCCCGATGGCTTTGAGTACTCCCGCAAGCATTTCTCGTTTTGGCGCAAGAACCGCCGTGATAATGGTGACGGGACGTTCGGGGTCGATCTCAATCGTAATTTTGGTATCAATTTCCGCCAGTCGACCCAGACCAACTCCAATATCTACGGCGGGCCGGGGCCGTTTTCCGAGCCAGAAACGCAGGCGATCAAGCAGTTTGTCGAAAGCCGTGACAATATCTGCGTGGCACTTGACTACCATTCGCAGGGTAATGTGTTTTTCCCGGCCCATAAGTTCAACCACGAAGCGGAAATTGAAGGGACGGATCTGAATATCCTCTGCGCCAATATGGCGCGGGAGATCTACAAGGTCACCAACCGCCAGTACGGTATCCATCGTGGTAAGCCGCCGGCGAACCTGATCCACGGCAGCGGGCGGGAGTATTACTACGACAGGGGGATCCTCTCGACCGTGGTCGAAGTGGGGAGCCGGAACATTCCGGATTATTTGATCAACATGTCGCAAAGCGTCGATGAAAATATCCCTGCTCTGCTCTATGCCCTCAGAACGACGATCGATTACTCAAAGCTGGCACCGAGCCGGCCGGAGAGCTTTTCAATTAAGGAGATCACTGCCAATACGGTGGAATTGGTCTGGGAGCCGGGTGCCGAAGATGAAGGTTGCTATTACCAGATCTACCGCAGTGAAACCCCCAAGGCGCCCTGTACCCGGGATAACCTGATCGCGATAACTTCGCAGCTGCGCTATACCGACAAGCAACTCAAATCAGGCCGTCGCTATTTCTACAACCTGCGCAAAGTGAACCGGGTGACCCGGATCAAGTCACCGTTTGCCCCGGAGCTGAAAATCAAAACCTTGCTTGAACGCGATGAGTTTTCGTTCACCCTGTTCCCGGGCCCGGAAAAAATCGGTTATGTCGGTGAGCTGACCCGCACCAGCAATGCCGAGCACTTTGGTCATAACTCACTGTTTATCGGGGTGAACAAGACCAAGGGGATCTGCTACGGTGTGATCGACTATGACATGAGCCGGTTGCCAGCCGATGCCAAGATCAAGGATGCGCTGTTCTCGCTCTATCCGATGAACCGGGTCGGGGCGAAAATCGAAAACTACGGCGAATGGTCAGTCTCGATCCTGAACCCGGATGAGATCAGTGATATTACCGACTTTGACCAGATCCACAATGCGACGCCTATCCAGACCTTGGGGGATGCCATTGATTCGGATCAGCTGACCCAGGGGATTTGGAAGAGCTGGCATTTCAGTGCGCTGGAGAAAGAGCTGATAGAGCAACAGCTTGAAAAGGGGCGTTTGTTGTTGCGGCTTCAGGGGCCGGTCAGTTTGCCTGTGGGCAATGATTCTCAGATGATGCAGTTCGATATCGGTTATGGCCGTTTCGGCGGCGGGATCCATTACCGGCCTAGCCTGGATCTGATCTATCAGCGCAAGCCATTTCAGCTGGCGGTTGGTGCCAGTGCCTACCATACCGTGACATCTGAGGCGGTGGCGTTCGGTAAGCTGCAAAGTGGCTACGATGCCAACGGAGAGCGTATCTACGGGGTGGTGGATTTCACCTTGCCGAGAATGTCCGAGCAGAGTGATGTGGTTTTTACCGACGCCTACTTTGTGCTGGAAAGCGCGTCGCTGACGGGGATTAACCAGCCGATGCGCTTCTTGGTGGAAATGGTTGATCTCGATGCGCCTGATTTTGAGCAATTGGCTACTGGTGAGCCGATAGAGTTTATCGGCTACGAAGTCAGCAGCGAAGGGCTGGCCAAAACAGCCCGCCAGACATTCATGTTCGATAGTTCTGCCCGTCAATACCTTGAGGATTGCTATGATCAGAGTCGGGCGGTGAAGCTGGTGATCAAGGCCACTTCGGCGTCCAGGCAGCAGGATGCTGTGGTGGAGTGGAAGACCGCGTCGAACGACGGCACCATGTCGACCCAGTTGGTGGTGGAGTATATCGAGCGTCGTAAGCAGCCACTCGATGCGCCGGAAAATTTCCAGGCCAGCCTGGAAGGAGGCATGGTCAAACTGACGTGGGAGCCCCCTTCAGACAGCGATTGGGTAGGAGCCTACGTGGTACGCAATAGTTTCCATCCTCCGCGCTCACCGTTTGATGGCGTTAAGCTGTATGCCGGCAAGGACGGTTATACCTTCGATAAGTTCGGCAATGCTAACCTGGCCAAATACTACTCGGTGTTCAACTACGATAACGTGCCGAACTACTCGGCACCTGCGGTACTCAAGTTCAGCTCGGATGAAGTGACCCCGATTGAGTTCGATGAGTTCGAAGCCCAGGACGAGATCGAACAGCGCTACCGCCAGGGAGACTGA
- a CDS encoding M20 family metallopeptidase, with protein METIDFTDLKTIVEINSWTGNKDGVDLSGMTMQKWLKPLGFNVEVFHRKKVGNHLLFTTPQQNNASRVLLLGHLDTVFPPGIFEHFREDEEWVYGPGTCDMKGGNFVALSALRNLYQTHGQIRNIDVLLVSDEETGSDDSKFVTRQLAHHYDACIDFEAAGPEHEVVTGRKGVATYRIELTGIAAHAGNNYHLGKNANLAAAKLLIALDALTRVEQGTTVNVGKIKGGISTNTISPGAELMVEARFTHLKEQERVLTTIPELIHQHGVEGVTATIEGGLQRDVMTPSPEQQALLDNFATILGYPLKTEQRGGVSDANIMAGAGVPTLDGFGPFGDGDHTELERASKASFCRRIKEVTAILEHYSQAE; from the coding sequence ATGGAAACTATCGATTTCACTGACTTAAAAACAATTGTCGAAATAAACTCCTGGACAGGAAATAAAGATGGCGTAGATCTAAGTGGTATGACCATGCAAAAGTGGTTAAAGCCACTTGGCTTCAATGTTGAGGTTTTTCATCGGAAAAAGGTGGGAAATCACCTATTGTTCACCACGCCACAGCAAAACAACGCTTCTAGAGTGTTATTACTTGGCCACCTGGACACCGTATTCCCTCCGGGGATTTTTGAACACTTCCGAGAAGATGAAGAGTGGGTGTACGGTCCTGGTACGTGCGACATGAAAGGGGGCAATTTTGTCGCCTTGAGTGCCCTGCGAAATCTTTACCAAACCCATGGTCAAATCCGCAATATCGATGTCCTGCTGGTCAGCGATGAGGAGACCGGCAGTGATGACAGCAAGTTTGTCACCCGTCAACTCGCCCACCATTACGATGCCTGTATCGACTTCGAAGCCGCCGGTCCAGAGCACGAAGTTGTGACTGGCCGAAAAGGTGTAGCGACTTATCGTATCGAACTCACTGGGATAGCGGCCCATGCTGGTAACAACTACCATCTCGGCAAGAATGCCAACCTCGCCGCTGCCAAGCTGCTGATTGCGTTAGATGCATTAACACGCGTCGAACAAGGAACAACGGTCAATGTGGGCAAAATCAAAGGCGGGATCAGTACCAATACGATATCTCCCGGAGCTGAATTAATGGTTGAAGCACGATTTACCCACCTCAAGGAGCAAGAGCGCGTGCTAACTACGATCCCCGAACTGATCCACCAGCACGGTGTAGAAGGCGTGACTGCAACGATAGAAGGCGGCTTACAGCGTGATGTCATGACCCCTTCACCAGAACAGCAAGCCCTACTTGATAACTTTGCAACCATCCTGGGCTATCCTCTAAAAACAGAGCAGCGCGGAGGAGTCAGCGACGCCAATATTATGGCGGGTGCCGGCGTCCCAACATTGGATGGATTCGGCCCTTTCGGTGATGGCGATCATACCGAATTGGAACGAGCCTCTAAGGCCAGCTTCTGCCGCCGGATCAAAGAAGTCACGGCTATTCTCGAGCATTACAGCCAAGCTGAATAA
- a CDS encoding AsmA family protein, giving the protein MRPENNNHAANKQPAPPTNPAAPTKAVKSPLKKISKWVGLGLLTPTAILTAALVVGVKLDLTPYRDDINQWLTANLERETRIDGEMGLVLSFRPEVHLEGVHIDNIEAFEWRPMLSSGKINAKIAVLPLLRGTLAVDYLELDSINLHLAKTHDGKANWLLGSAQSPQPEPASQEANSGKSGALQLAITDRIIASNLSVMFEDQSQGQFFDWYLDSLSLSQPGNEWEFTAKGAMIGQPYDIQLTGDLEQLINQQTGKVKARGSFAGAELNIDADAADILSADISLQWQDTGPIEALFGLDVKHVAPLTISTHLNASASNIKISDLVIDSPITHGAGYLNIELGAHNVIDGELNIPLIDLRPWLQPEPQPMMRAFSAAPQQSPLQRALEQWLEKTTTRVDLSIDEIKGLGTPVENLSLSINGKAGILAAPMTADIAEVPFRGQASLDATGWVSNLDIRLGAEQSPLGEMARWITGIPYSRGHLDRAELAVTTNGTKLSEWLERAELSLAIDKALVKWGSEASFSIDQARLNAGISRPFQSDIQGQLMGIPAHIQAQAGTLQDIMMGRDWPTTLTFDSPAITVTAEGLLKHTRWEEGSWFDLKVNSDDASLLNPWLGTQTNISGTVHIDGKLSYQNGWVDLAMPDLALLESYGDVTLRWQPDQQRPFLVMDAQFSQLDFTQFGQFINDDELPQVEQTVPTQGVNLDVPLLGSDLVIADADLNFRAGKLKWADQQLDKLSFSGKVRDGKMTQAPISASFAGSAYQGDLSLGVNAANIEADLNLAVNQPDIGAILSRFDVTDDFDMRLDRAKLAVSLSGRTILELMEHTEVDATLIGGHANIADSYTGKALAVQLDQGRFVTGPDTATRLTINGMAAGKAASFKLSSLSLKEANDGRNTLPVTLAASLGDMRFDASSHLSLPIDPQALNLTFEAFIPNLDRLEAFSDIDLPPYGPVKLAASLSMDARGYHLNDMTVQVNNSQLTGKGAWLPPLKAELRPRLELALRAPFIQLDDFKVGDWQAWENESTEGANADGSTPNTDVKQNTALISTDGLEMLNANFSLDVDEVRSGEDWLGAGQLYWTLQDGVFTLKPMTVQLPGGNIEMASEIKAKDEMFDIQLSGHVENFDYGVLARRLAPDSGMHGNISTQFNLTSLANSPDSLMNNANGFIGFAAWPQEFESDLIDLWAVSLTDAIIPNFTNNDPSVLNCVAAGLDIQQGTMRQRDLLLDTTRIQVNGQFDASYANRDFALYLRPQSKRAQIFSLQTPVEVFGKFEDFDFSVPLSAILETSVRFTTSPVVSPLRWLVEKPIAKDGSQQCELIWQGQS; this is encoded by the coding sequence ATGCGCCCAGAAAATAACAACCATGCTGCCAATAAGCAGCCGGCACCACCAACAAACCCAGCGGCACCGACAAAAGCGGTAAAATCCCCCCTGAAGAAAATCAGTAAGTGGGTTGGCCTTGGCCTGCTCACGCCCACAGCCATTCTTACCGCCGCCCTCGTGGTAGGTGTGAAGCTTGACCTGACACCCTACCGAGACGATATAAACCAGTGGCTGACCGCCAACCTCGAGCGGGAAACCCGCATTGACGGGGAGATGGGGCTGGTCCTGTCATTCCGTCCCGAGGTTCACCTCGAAGGGGTTCATATCGACAACATCGAGGCCTTCGAATGGCGACCAATGCTAAGCTCAGGCAAAATCAACGCTAAAATTGCGGTGCTGCCGCTGCTTAGGGGCACACTGGCAGTCGACTACCTTGAGCTCGACAGCATCAACCTGCACTTGGCCAAAACCCATGACGGAAAAGCCAACTGGTTGCTGGGATCGGCTCAGAGCCCGCAGCCAGAGCCCGCTAGCCAGGAAGCGAACAGCGGAAAAAGCGGAGCCCTGCAGCTCGCCATCACCGACCGTATCATTGCCAGCAACTTATCGGTCATGTTCGAAGACCAAAGCCAGGGGCAGTTCTTCGACTGGTACCTCGATTCCCTCAGCCTCAGCCAACCCGGTAACGAGTGGGAGTTTACGGCCAAGGGGGCGATGATAGGCCAGCCTTATGATATCCAGCTCACCGGCGATCTGGAGCAACTGATCAACCAGCAGACCGGCAAGGTCAAAGCGAGAGGCTCCTTTGCCGGTGCCGAACTGAATATCGATGCCGACGCCGCTGATATCCTGAGTGCCGATATCAGCCTGCAGTGGCAGGATACCGGCCCTATCGAAGCCCTGTTCGGGTTGGATGTGAAGCACGTTGCGCCGCTGACGATATCAACTCACCTCAACGCCTCTGCCAGTAACATCAAGATCAGCGATCTGGTTATCGACAGCCCGATCACCCACGGGGCCGGGTACCTGAATATCGAACTCGGCGCTCACAATGTCATTGATGGCGAGCTGAACATTCCGCTGATCGACCTGCGTCCCTGGCTGCAGCCCGAGCCCCAGCCTATGATGCGGGCTTTTTCCGCAGCCCCGCAGCAATCGCCGCTGCAACGTGCCCTCGAGCAATGGCTGGAGAAAACCACCACCCGGGTCGATCTTTCAATTGATGAGATCAAAGGGCTGGGAACACCGGTTGAGAACCTGTCGCTGTCGATAAACGGCAAAGCCGGGATACTGGCAGCCCCGATGACCGCCGATATTGCCGAAGTCCCATTCCGCGGCCAAGCGTCACTGGATGCCACTGGTTGGGTGTCCAACCTGGATATCCGGTTGGGGGCCGAACAATCCCCCTTGGGTGAAATGGCGCGCTGGATCACCGGAATTCCCTACTCCCGAGGCCATCTGGATCGTGCCGAGCTCGCGGTGACCACCAACGGTACCAAGCTCAGTGAATGGCTGGAGCGCGCCGAGCTTTCCCTTGCCATCGACAAGGCATTGGTTAAGTGGGGCAGCGAAGCGAGCTTCAGCATTGACCAAGCCAGGCTCAATGCCGGCATCAGCCGCCCGTTCCAGTCCGACATTCAGGGCCAGTTGATGGGCATCCCGGCCCACATCCAGGCCCAGGCCGGTACCCTGCAAGATATTATGATGGGCCGCGATTGGCCGACAACCCTGACTTTCGACTCTCCGGCCATCACCGTCACCGCCGAGGGACTCCTGAAACATACCCGCTGGGAAGAAGGCAGCTGGTTCGATCTCAAGGTCAACAGCGACGATGCCAGCCTGCTCAATCCATGGCTGGGAACCCAGACCAATATCTCCGGCACCGTCCATATCGATGGCAAGCTCAGCTACCAGAACGGCTGGGTTGATCTGGCCATGCCGGATCTGGCGCTGCTGGAGAGCTACGGCGATGTCACGCTGCGTTGGCAACCGGACCAACAGCGCCCGTTCCTGGTGATGGATGCCCAGTTCTCGCAACTGGACTTCACCCAGTTCGGCCAGTTCATCAACGATGACGAACTGCCGCAGGTTGAGCAAACCGTACCAACCCAGGGGGTGAACTTGGACGTGCCGCTACTGGGCAGCGATCTGGTCATTGCCGACGCCGATCTGAACTTCCGTGCCGGCAAACTGAAATGGGCTGATCAGCAGCTAGACAAGTTGTCATTCAGCGGCAAAGTCCGTGACGGCAAAATGACCCAAGCGCCGATCAGTGCAAGTTTTGCAGGCAGCGCCTACCAAGGTGACCTGAGCCTGGGTGTCAACGCCGCCAATATCGAAGCCGATCTCAACCTTGCGGTAAACCAGCCGGATATCGGGGCTATCCTGAGTCGATTCGATGTCACCGATGATTTTGATATGCGTCTGGACCGAGCCAAGCTAGCGGTCTCCCTGTCAGGCCGTACTATCCTGGAGCTGATGGAGCACACAGAAGTCGATGCAACTCTGATCGGCGGCCATGCCAATATTGCCGACAGCTACACCGGCAAAGCGCTGGCAGTCCAGTTGGACCAAGGGCGGTTTGTAACCGGGCCTGACACCGCAACCCGCCTGACTATCAACGGTATGGCGGCAGGCAAAGCGGCATCCTTCAAGCTGTCATCGCTTTCCCTCAAGGAAGCCAATGACGGCCGAAATACGTTGCCGGTTACACTGGCAGCCAGTTTGGGCGACATGCGCTTTGATGCCAGCTCCCATCTGAGCCTGCCGATCGATCCGCAGGCGCTCAACCTCACCTTCGAGGCCTTTATCCCTAATCTCGACCGGCTCGAAGCCTTCAGCGATATCGATTTGCCGCCTTACGGACCCGTCAAGCTGGCCGCCAGCCTGTCGATGGACGCCAGGGGCTATCACCTCAATGATATGACGGTACAGGTCAACAACAGCCAGCTAACGGGGAAAGGGGCTTGGCTGCCGCCACTCAAGGCGGAGCTTCGCCCGCGCCTCGAACTGGCTTTGCGTGCACCTTTCATCCAGCTTGACGACTTCAAGGTCGGTGACTGGCAGGCCTGGGAAAATGAAAGTACCGAGGGCGCTAACGCCGATGGTTCGACACCGAACACTGACGTAAAACAAAATACAGCCCTGATCAGTACCGACGGCCTGGAGATGCTCAACGCCAACTTCTCGTTGGATGTCGATGAGGTTCGCTCTGGCGAAGATTGGTTAGGTGCCGGTCAATTGTACTGGACACTGCAAGACGGAGTCTTCACCCTCAAGCCGATGACCGTCCAACTGCCAGGCGGGAATATCGAAATGGCCAGCGAGATCAAGGCCAAGGACGAGATGTTCGATATCCAGCTCAGTGGCCATGTCGAGAACTTCGACTACGGGGTCTTGGCCCGCCGCCTAGCACCTGACAGCGGCATGCACGGCAATATCTCCACCCAGTTCAACCTGACCAGCCTGGCCAATTCGCCAGATAGCCTGATGAACAACGCCAACGGGTTTATCGGCTTTGCCGCCTGGCCGCAGGAGTTTGAGTCGGACCTGATCGACCTGTGGGCGGTCAGCCTGACCGATGCGATCATTCCGAACTTCACCAACAATGATCCTTCTGTGCTCAACTGCGTGGCTGCCGGATTAGATATCCAGCAAGGCACCATGCGCCAGCGCGACTTGCTGCTCGATACCACCCGCATCCAGGTCAATGGTCAGTTCGATGCCAGCTATGCCAACCGCGACTTTGCCCTCTATCTGCGGCCACAGTCGAAACGTGCCCAGATCTTCAGCCTGCAGACACCGGTGGAAGTCTTCGGCAAGTTTGAGGACTTCGATTTCTCGGTACCGCTATCGGCCATCCTGGAAACCTCGGTGCGTTTCACCACCAGCCCGGTCGTTTCACCGCTGCGCTGGTTGGTCGAAAAGCCGATCGCCAAAGACGGCAGCCAACAGTGTGAACTGATTTGGCAGGGACAGAGTTAA